The following nucleotide sequence is from Solanum dulcamara chromosome 7, daSolDulc1.2, whole genome shotgun sequence.
TTTTCGTTTGTTTTTCTCAAGTTTATTAAGAATTCTAGCTCTTTTATAGATATTCTATGTTAATTTAGAGGAGAAATAGTGTTAATGTCGTTACTTATAGAGGTTTCACTGTTCTTCGATTCATTCCTGCACTGAACTGTAACTTCAACTTACAATTAGTACAGTTAGAATggagtttaatttttttgaccGACTATGATAAACTTCGATTTCTATTGGCATGTGATACACCATAAATAGTGTAATTTATccgtttgatttgattttggatGATGTTGTGATGATAAAGTTTTTCTCCTTCATCATGATAATAAAAGGAAATGAAGAGTCCTGGGCTCTTGGAGGAGGCAAGGGCAATTGTGGATAATGGTGCGGAACTTTTGAACACCAAGTTCACGAGTTTTATACTGTCTAAGGGCATTGATGGGGATCTTGCAATGAAGGGCAAGGAGAAGCTCCAAGAGAGAAGACCGGGCCTTGGTCGTAAAAGGGCTCGATTTTCTCTCAAGCCTAGTGCAAGGTAAATATAGAGAGTCTTCCGTTTGTTTTCAAATTAGATCCTATTGAAACTATGGTGTTAGCATACCTTGCTATGTGTTTGCAGTCAACCTACTGTCAGCGTAGCTCCTCGTTTAGACATTGATCAACTGTCAGATCCAGTGGAATTTTTCTCAGTTGCTGAAAAGCTAGAAGGtgattttgtttcttttgttatCTCTTAACTATCTGATTGCAAGTTGATAACATCTGCAACTAAAAACAGTATATATTATACTTAGAGAATAACCGGTTTTACATATGGTGAATTTACAGATGCTGAAAAGGAAATAGAAAGACAGAAAGGCAGCAGTATCCATGATCCAGATGTGAATAATCCACCCGTCACTGTACGGCGTCGTCGACCAGGCATCTTGGGGTACACTTAGTTACTCTCTGTTTTTTTACATGGAAATACCTGTCTTGCCTTTATCATCCTTTCAACTGTTGCACCTTTTTAGAGTTCTCTTTTCTGTCTCAGCAAATCGGTGAAGTATAAGCACCGTTTCTCATCTAACCAGCCTGAGAATGATGATGCATTTATATCATCTCAAGAGACATTGGAGGAAGAGATTCTGGTGGAACATGGTTCTCAGTTGCCAGAAGAGCTCCCTGGCCTCAATGTTGAACTACAAGAAGCAGATTTCACAGGTTAGTGGTTTTAACTAATCAAGATAGAGACCTTCTGATTTCTAGATTATATTTTTAACTTCTCTATGAGCAGAATGTATTTCAGAGCTGATGATTGGTTTCCAATTCGACAGGGTCAATAAAGAAAACAGAAAACAGAATCAATGAGATTTTGGATGAATTACTGTCTGGTAGTGGTGAAGATCTAGACGAGGACATGGCAGTATCCAAATTGCAAGAGCGGTTGCAGATCAAGCCCATTGAACTAGGCACCTTATGTATTCCTGAGTTCCCCGTGACTGGAAAGCTTGATGGTAAGGCTTTTGGAGAGAGGATTCAGAAGCCTAGGAAGTTTTCACTGGAGATACGGGAGTTGGTTAAAAGTGCAACTGAGGGAACACCTTCATCTCACAAACAGCATGTAGAAAGTCCTGCCAGTAAATTAGCATCACCCACTCCACCAAAAAGTCCATTTGCTTCATTGTCTTTGTTGAGAAAGAACATTATGCAGCCAAATCCACTGAGAGATCCTTTTTCGCCTCTCAACATTGATCTGCTATCAGGGCATCCAGATTGGTCCGTGAAGATGAAATCACAATGTGTAAATAATAATGTTGGACCCACTGAATCTCATGGTGAGACAGAAACACTTGCTGGTTGTGAAAATACGAATATTATGGTCCCTTTAAGAGGTTCAGACTTAGTGCATGAGCAACTGATGGAAAAGAATTTGGGCAGAGATAGTGTAAAAACTGGGCCAAATGGATCTCGATCTGGAATGGAGCAACGAAAGGGTTATGATGATACTAACGTCAACTTAAGTATGAGAAATGTGGATTCCCACCATGAGTTGGATGGGCTTGACATAGTGAAAGATGATTCAGTGATAAACGTTGTTTTGAAGGATCAACAAGGCCTTGAGACCGAATCCTACATAAACTGTCAAAAGCTGCAGGATGGGGAAGTTCTTGCAGAAACACTACCTTCTCTTCAAGCCCaaggaaaagctaatgttacagCCAATTATACCATTGAAACAGTTGTTGAGGATTTTGGATCAACTGAAATTGATCAGCAGGCAAGTCTATCCATTTTTACCATTATATGCTACATTTGATACATTATTCCAGGAGTTACAATTCCAATTCTGACATTTTTTCATTCATACATCATTAGCAGGTTGACAATATGCCACCAGAAACAGTGCCTTCTGCAGAACAAGATCATCACTTTGATGATTCTGTCAAAGACTTGAATAGTGGTGAGCTTCTATTTTGGATGATTTTTTCATGTCAAGTCATCATTCTGAAGATGCGATATTTGAGCGTTGTCTATTTCTAGCTAGATTCTTTTGTATAGCCAAATATTTGTACGTGTTCATAATAATCTGTGTCTTGTTTACATTTAACACATCGCTTGAGTTGTTCCTGGAATCATCTGTAGTCAACTATTCGTTTTTTGACCCACTTGAATATTCAACTCTTAACTGGGTGATTCATGGGATTGGGAAACTGGGCATTTCTTAGGTCTGCTACAGGCTACAGATTAAGGTGTGAAGTGTTTGAATTTAGTAATGGAAAGAAGTAACTGCCCAATGCCCATGTTTGCCAAAAATTGTGCTGCAGCAGATCAATACCTTTGGTTGCTTGGATGTTCTCtcataacttttttttcctttaccaTTTTCCATCTCTGTTTTTTTTAATGGGAGGATGCATGTGATGCATCTTTATAAAAAGAGTAGATGAGTAAAATTTTGAACTTGTGGTTGTCAAGAATCATGCCTCTGGagcttcacatttttttttttgaaaaacggTAATGATTTTATTGAAAAGATGGGGATAACGCTCCATCATTGTATACCATATAGAGAACCTTATAAAAGATATGGTTCTCTGCAAAAGCTTACTCATCACTATTTATCACGATGTTTAAAGTACTCCAAAAGTAACAAGATTTATCTAATATGTTTGAACTTCACTTCTATCTTTCGAGCATCCTGTTAGGTTCTAGATATAAATTAACAAGAGTTCAAGACGTAAGTTTGACACCGGTAAATGCAAGTTTTTACTGCATTTTGATGTTCTATTGTGATTAGGAGCAATAAGGTGTCTATAGTGTCACTAGCAAAGCATTCGGGATGGTTAGTCATTAAAGTAACCCATATACTGATAGCATAAGATGATCTGTCACATATTGATACCTATTGCCTAGTAACAAAGGGGATCCTGCTCTTCAGAGTTAGCGAGCTCTTCCACTTAACCCAATTTATATTTGGTCACTTGCTTTACTGTCTTTTATGTTCAGGTTATTTGCTACCTCCAAATATAACCTACAGCTGCTGAAATCATTCTCACATTGATCACCTTCTCTTTTGCAATGGTTCTTTGAGCTTCTGTCACTCTCTACATCATAAAGTTGTCATAGTTTCATTGTCAAGCAAATAGACATGGGCAGCTTTCACTTTTCACCACCAAAGACTTTCACTGCAATTTAGTTGCCTGTACATAAGTTTATGTCGTTTTTCTTGAATGCATAGCTATTTATTTGAGCCACTACTTTGCATATCTTAACTAGTAATATCAGTGTAAAGTTTGGGAAGAACTTGAGAACCTTGGTGTCTTTTTACAGATCAATTGAACTCAGTTACAGTTGAAGTTCCTTCTAGTCAAGTGAGATCTAAATTTCCTGAGATGAGCCCTCAGCATTACACCCAGGTCGCCTCCTTTCTTGAATTCTCtcctttattattttatttatatagcAAACTCAAAGTGCAACGCCTTGTTCTGAcaagtgtgtgtgtgtgtgtgtgtgtatatatatatatatatatatatatatatatatatataagcaaaaAATGATGGCAGGGTATAAGGGGTCAAAATATTTGCCACATACAAAAGCctggtatttaagtggagaagcgGGCACGGTACCATCGAGTTTCAAACCATTTGCCAATGGTCTTCTGCGACTTTTCGGTTATCCAAAACAATTATTGTTAAGAGTCTACAAAATCAAAGTCAAAGTTAAAAATCGTTTGATTCTCCAATTGTAACTGTAATATAGAAGAGAGTAAAGCTGATTGCTTGTAGGTAAACAACTCCGTAGATGACTAAACACTATCGTTGGATATGGTTTCAAAAGCATATAGCAATTCCCAAATTTAACACTATCATGAATTGCTTTTGATAACCATGATTATTTGATTCTCTTGAAAAAATGCAATGATGTCACTGATCTAAGTTGCCAAATGTGTTGATTGCTGTCTAGGGTTTGGACATTTTAAAAGTTGTCTACTGAAATGACCCTCTGATATTATCGGTGTTAAATTTTGACAACCAATCTGTATAAGAGACTATATTTCTGACGTGACAGTGGGTATTGAATGATATTACTTGAACATATCAGAAGTTTTAGCCCATGAGATCTCCTAATTTTAGGCTGACATGTAAATGCTTGTGTTCTTTGCCGTTGTATATCTCTAGCTGTATTGACTATACTGATTGGTATGCAATATTTCTGATGCATTAGGCAAAAGATGATCAGCAGAAAGCAAAGCGACCTGCTGTCGGAAGGCGTGAAAGAAAACATCTTTCTTCTAGGCCAAGTCTAGCAGGTTTTTACTCTTGTGCCTACGGGGATGTCTTTGTTTGAAGTGTTGCATTTGTGTTTTTGATAAAGAATTTCTTGTATTTTACAGATGCTGGTACATCATTTGAAAGTGGGGTTAGACGAAGCAAACGAATGAAGACAAGGCCTTTGGAATATTGGAAAGGCGAAAGATTATTATATGGACGGGTTAATGAGGGTGAGTATTTTCTTGTAAATTCTTTTGTGTTGTTGCTTTGCTGGTTTTTATTTCCGTTCTTCAGTTTGGATTCATTTGTTAGACTTGGGTGATATGTTAATAattcattttgatcctcaaatctagttctttttggtgtgtgtgtgtgagaggGAGAGAGAGGTCTGAAACTAGGCCACAACATGCTAGACGTTCTACTTATAGTCTTGGGAAGATAACTACTCGAGGAAATTTTCTTGTCCTTCAGATGGGATGTTTATCAAACTGTACGACCTAATAGTGGAGAGGTAGGTGGTAAGATATGCATATTTTGCATAGAACTCTACAAGACAGGGAAAGAAAATATCAGGGACGGCTGAACTATAAAGCAACTAAAGCAATGGTTTGGGCCCCAACTAAAGCAATTAATGACTTTGCACCTAAAAAAACTAGAAAAGCAGATTTCATGTCTGATAAGAGAGTGCAAGTTAGGGTATCAGAACCTAGTTTTCGGGGATTTGTTTCTTACTTGGTTAAGTCTCTTCCAGCAGGAGATTAATTTAGTTAAGGCTCTCCTAGTTGGTGACCTACTAGCTCAGTATATATTTAGTGCATCTGCGTGTTTCTGTTGCAGGTTTGAAGCTTGTTGGCCTGAAATACATTTCTCCAGGAAAGGGATCATTTAAGGTGAAGTCTTATATCCCTGATGACTACAAAGATCTAGTTGATTTGGCAGCTCGCTACTGATTTTCTAACAACATTGGTGGATGGGTTACCTTTCTGGATCTTGTCCCATACTTCAGTTTTAAATACAAATGTAGCCATTGTATGTAATTTACCCGAGGTAGATTTTATAACATTGTGAAACTTGAATTATTATCTTTGATTTGTTGAGCGTTATTGCTCCATCTATCCATTAACCTGAAGAACAAATGACTCCACAGTGCTTCAGACATTTATGGTGTCTTGTTAATGTTAATTGAGGACACTACAAAGCATGACCTATAATAGCAAAAGGCTCTGTTTTGTTTCTGTGTTATTATGTCATATTTGTTAGTTGTTACTGTTGTCtatttaggaaaagaaaaatagaaggcTCATTTTAAATATGAATCACCCATCATAAGATGGTTGATGGTGCCCTCAATTATAATCCGGAGCCTAAAGGGCCACTTTTCCAAGTAAAAATGCATAAGGGAACACCAAATTGCTGGAGTGTCCCTTTGTGCATTTTTGTTCGGAAAAATGATTCCTTTGGCTCCGGACTCCCTCTATTACTCCAATGGGCACAATAATGTTGTCAGCAACAATTTATAATATCAATTTTTGCTAAGTTTATCTAGTTTGTCAACTAAGTTTATCTACTAGAGTGGCACGgcatattttttgtatttttttgggttttcatGACAAATTAGGGAATTTTTGAATATATTCCCATTGTAaacttattttttgtatttggcCACTTCAGGATAAAATATAAGAGAATTGCTTTGATGTCTTTATCGTTCCTTGTCCATTTTGGGGTGCGATAATAATCTCCAAATGCAAATTGTTATCAAATAATAAATCCaagatataatataataaagttATGTTTAGTCTAAATAAATCTCGCTCTTCATTTTAAATATAAGTTCGTCTAGATTTGTCAGCACAGTGATTCTATTTAAATTCGAGTAGTTGCAATCAGCAAGGGTAAGCATTAGAGCCACAAATCTAGAGTCAAAAACCATAAATAATTACATGAAAATTAGTTTACTCTACTCTAGATGGAGTATTATTCAAAAAACTAATATGTGgttcttattttttcttctttgaatTTGAATATGAATATGAACCATTGCTAAGAATTTTAAAGTACTTTTATTccaatatttgaattttattgttTTAGATCTATTGAAAACTTAAATCTATTCTAAGTACAAACAATCGAACGTACTACTACAAGATGTACATGATACTCTATCTATCTGTTTTGATTTGAATATTGTTTCTATCAATCTGTTTATAAAGAATGTTaccttttataatttatatgtaGTCttctaagaaaaagaaaaggtctAGAATTTATGAAATAGAATTTCtaataattttaaagaattttgaaCGTCTCTTCACATATTTTATGAGTAAAGTTTCTGTCCTTTTCTTGGTTGCTTCTTGGCCTAGAGGAAGactatatataaaaaacaacaacattgATTCAATAGGATGATGTTCAGTATGCAATTTTTGTTTGAGAAGAAATCGTGTAGTAAATAGTAATTATTAAACCAATTAATGTACCATATAGATAACTACATAGCTAGAATCAATTAatcaaaaatatgtttaacttATTAAAATTTCAAGTAAACTTATTGTACATAATTTATACTGCTCTTACATGAAAGATGctatgatttgaaaaattaaaataaattaaataaacaaGACAAATTGAAGGCTggataatataaaatatgagttATGGACTATGGGGTCATTATACATGACGCACATACATATCTTTTTCtgtttcctttatttatttACCCATTTTCCTGTTTTTTCTGATACGTGTCCACAGGAATGAAATAAACATTTTGTGAATTTAATTATTTCCTTCTCATTTATTTCTTtgtatgctctgttttttttttaaaaaaataaattcgcATTCAACAAAATAGAGCCATCActgcatatatataaaaatagctATATGAGGATATCCAGGTATTAAAATATCAAGATAAACTTAATTTTAAAGGCGATTTTCATACTTTATCTTTTATCATCATATTCTTCGATTTTAGAATCGTATGTTATTTGATATGCTTGAAACAATTTTACCTCGTTTATATCAATTGACCTCGTTAATATCTCCCTTTTCGATAGTGAGAAGACATTGTTTCCTCTTTGTTGCGTGCCCACAGGATCAACAATCCCCTCCGCGTCATAGCTTGTAAGGCTAAGGATTAGTTTTCTTTCATGGAAAATTATAtgattatatattataaaagttactttttatatatagaaatattaaattctgactttataaaaaaatctgTTTTTAGAACATTTTTAATCCATTCTCTATTTTACtttcaaaatatagaaaatagaGAGTATTTGGAGACAATCAATTCCGAGCCAATTttctattttactttttttaaaaaaataattcttctctctccttaatattttattattatttttatttccttatttcataatataaacactttatatctttttttccaaataatcgccatatttaattttcatgtaatataaaatttatttttttcaaattcttaatatttaatataaaattaattttgtattttaaatttctaaatagCATAAATtgcaagaaaatattaaataatatacatattaatggacaattcaaataaatgtgatatcattaatgaaatacaattacgtaaatattacataaatactCAACTTTCAATTTTGAAAACATCAAGTtagtaattttgatttttaatttttcacaatGTTACATCATGTTCAGCATAATCCAATcatattgaataatatatttgaaatatttgacgaaaattaaagtaattttttttaaaaaaatttaaaatattattagtcCGGAATGATAGtagtatatattaaataatatattttttaaaatgttgtATTACATTAAAATTTTTTTACGAATATTAGAGATTTAATTAATGGCattatatgatttataatatgttaattacaaatattgtataataaaaagaagaaaagtaatataataatgaaaattattGTGAAATAGGGTGGTTGGAGAGTTTATTCTCTATTTTACTCTGCAAGTATTGAGAATAAGAGTAATTTCCTCAAACAGTCACCCATGTTTGAAAAATTATCTACCAATATCACTTTTCTTTGTTTTAGGACCATAATGTCACTTatcttttcatattttcttccaAATATACTTGacacaataaatatatttttctttctattccctttattaacaattttttaaaactattttaaacTATCCATATTTTataactaataaaaaaatttactttTCCATATtgtttaaaaaaagatttttttaattaaattttatatcatatttttaacCCCGTTTActtctagtaattttttttattagttataaaatatgaatcatttaaaaaattgtttaaaatatcaataatgtgaataaaaataaaattcctatttattatattcttgatatgataaaatagaaaaatataaatgtaattttatttttaatataataaataaataaaagtaaatttattAGATGTAAACGGAgttaaaaatatgatataatattagTTATAAAATATGGAtggtttaaaaaaaaagtaaatctATGCTGTGTTAGTGTCCCTACTCCCTTGTATAGATTTTTAGTGTTGATGGTCCCCACAAGAGCACCGAAAACCGATAGTTTGTCACCATTCTGAATCCTCAATGAATATTTATGCATGAGATGAGAAAAAGGAATAATATTTGTGTTCTCCaatcttcttatttatttacACACACACTATTCCCAATTTGTTAATTTCTTCTACTCTATCTTATTACCTTCATTTTTCCATGGATCTTCTTCCTGGTCTTCCTAATGATATTGCTCTTGAATGTCTAATTCGTCTTCCTCTCCACCAATTCTCTAAAGCTGCTTCTGTATGTACCAACTGGAAACGCGAGATTAAGCACCCATTGTTTCGCCAACGCCGCAAGGATTCGGGTCTTACCCGACCCATTTTCGCATTGGCCCAAGCCATGGTTACTACCATTCGAAAACCTTACGGAATTACAACCCTCTCGTCTACCCAATTCTATCGCCTCTCCATTTATGATCCGGAAAGGGGTTGTTGGTATGATTTGCCGCCGATACCGGACTTAGTTGATGGTTTGCCCATGTTTTGCCGGGTTGTGGGAGTCGGGTCGGATGTAATTGTGATGGGCGGGTGTGACCCTGTTAATTGGAGGGTTATGGACTCTGTTTTCATCTACAATATCATATCGGGTTCGTGGAGTCGTGGGGCCGACATGCCGGGAGAACAGAGGCTCTTCTTCGGATGTGCGTCGGATTCGGAGAGATTTGTGGTTGTCGCCGGCGGACATAGTGACGAGAAGAATGCGGCGAGATCGGCTCTGTTGTATGACGTGGCGGAAGATGAGTGGGTTACGCTGCCGGAAATGGCCATTGACCGAGACGAGTGCAAGTGCGCATTTCACCGCGGTGAATTCCACGTCATCGGAGGCTATCCTACGCATGCACAGGGTCAATTCCAGCGCAGCGCTGAGGTGTTCGACTCCGCCACCTGGCAGTGGCGCATGGTTGAGGACTTCCTCGGTGCCGACACGTGTCC
It contains:
- the LOC129896206 gene encoding centromere protein C isoform X2 — protein: MVNEALISDPVDPLHGLAGLSLLPTTVRVSTDAFVSVDPKDLESIHNFMKSMEMKSPGLLEEARAIVDNGAELLNTKFTSFILSKGIDGDLAMKGKEKLQERRPGLGRKRARFSLKPSASQPTVSVAPRLDIDQLSDPVEFFSVAEKLEDAEKEIERQKGSSIHDPDVNNPPVTVRRRRPGILGKSVKYKHRFSSNQPENDDAFISSQETLEEEILVEHGSQLPEELPGLNVELQEADFTGSIKKTENRINEILDELLSGSGEDLDEDMAVSKLQERLQIKPIELGTLCIPEFPVTGKLDGKAFGERIQKPRKFSLEIRELVKSATEGTPSSHKQHVESPASKLASPTPPKSPFASLSLLRKNIMQPNPLRDPFSPLNIDLLSGHPDWSVKMKSQCVNNNVGPTESHGETETLAGCENTNIMVPLRGSDLVHEQLMEKNLGRDSVKTGPNGSRSGMEQRKGYDDTNVNLSMRNVDSHHELDGLDIVKDDSVINVVLKDQQGLETESYINCQKLQDGEVLAETLPSLQAQGKANVTANYTIETVVEDFGSTEIDQQVDNMPPETVPSAEQDHHFDDSVKDLNSDQLNSVTVEVPSSQVRSKFPEMSPQHYTQAKDDQQKAKRPAVGRRERKHLSSRPSLADAGTSFESGVRRSKRMKTRPLEYWKGERLLYGRVNEGLKLVGLKYISPGKGSFKVKSYIPDDYKDLVDLAARY
- the LOC129896206 gene encoding centromere protein C isoform X1, encoding MVNEALISDPVDPLHGLAGLSLLPTTVRVSTDAFVSVDPKDLESIHNFMKSMEMKSPGLLEEARAIVDNGAELLNTKFTSFILSKGIDGDLAMKGKEKLQERRPGLGRKRARFSLKPSASQPTVSVAPRLDIDQLSDPVEFFSVAEKLEDAEKEIERQKGSSIHDPDVNNPPVTVRRRRPGILGKSVKYKHRFSSNQPENDDAFISSQETLEEEILVEHGSQLPEELPGLNVELQEADFTGSIKKTENRINEILDELLSGSGEDLDEDMAVSKLQERLQIKPIELGTLCIPEFPVTGKLDGKAFGERIQKPRKFSLEIRELVKSATEGTPSSHKQHVESPASKLASPTPPKSPFASLSLLRKNIMQPNPLRDPFSPLNIDLLSGHPDWSVKMKSQCVNNNVGPTESHGETETLAGCENTNIMVPLRGSDLVHEQLMEKNLGRDSVKTGPNGSRSGMEQRKGYDDTNVNLSMRNVDSHHELDGLDIVKDDSVINVVLKDQQGLETESYINCQKLQDGEVLAETLPSLQAQGKANVTANYTIETVVEDFGSTEIDQQQVDNMPPETVPSAEQDHHFDDSVKDLNSDQLNSVTVEVPSSQVRSKFPEMSPQHYTQAKDDQQKAKRPAVGRRERKHLSSRPSLADAGTSFESGVRRSKRMKTRPLEYWKGERLLYGRVNEGLKLVGLKYISPGKGSFKVKSYIPDDYKDLVDLAARY
- the LOC129895331 gene encoding F-box/kelch-repeat protein At1g80440-like, which translates into the protein MDLLPGLPNDIALECLIRLPLHQFSKAASVCTNWKREIKHPLFRQRRKDSGLTRPIFALAQAMVTTIRKPYGITTLSSTQFYRLSIYDPERGCWYDLPPIPDLVDGLPMFCRVVGVGSDVIVMGGCDPVNWRVMDSVFIYNIISGSWSRGADMPGEQRLFFGCASDSERFVVVAGGHSDEKNAARSALLYDVAEDEWVTLPEMAIDRDECKCAFHRGEFHVIGGYPTHAQGQFQRSAEVFDSATWQWRMVEDFLGADTCPQTCIEGGDGRLYMCRDGDVVVRIDATWKHVARLPGEVSNGAHLTASQGKLLAVGNSILDELHSIYELDVSSDSKEKSWRKLDTSDEYCGHVQSVCCLEI